The following coding sequences lie in one Hippopotamus amphibius kiboko isolate mHipAmp2 chromosome 7, mHipAmp2.hap2, whole genome shotgun sequence genomic window:
- the CYTH4 gene encoding cytohesin-4 isoform X2, with amino-acid sequence MMETFATRYCLCNPGVFQSTDTCYVLSFSIIMLNTSLHNPNVRDRPPFERFVSMNRGINDGSDLPEEQLRNLFDSIKSEPFSIPEDDGNDLTHTFFNPDREGWLLKLGGRVKTWKRRWFILTDSCLYYFEFTTDKEPRGIIPLENLSVQKVDDPKKPFCLELYNPSCRGQKIKACKTDGDGKVVEGKHESYRISASSAEERDQWIEAIRASITRVPFYDLVSARKKKIASKQ; translated from the exons ATGATGGAGACCTTTGCTACCCGATACTGCCTCTGCAACCCCGGCGTCTTCCAATCCACAG ACACCTGCTACGTCCTGTCCTTCTCCATCATCATGCTCAACACCAGCCTCCACAACCCCAATGTCCGGGACAGGCCGCCCTTCGAGCGCTTTGTGTCCATGAACCGTGGCATCAACGACGGCAGTGACCTGCCTGAGGAGCAGCTGCGG AACCTCTTCGACAGCATCAAGAGTGAGCCCTTCTCCATCCCTGAGGACGACGGCAACGACCTCACCCACACCTTCTTCAACCCTGACCGCGAGGGCTGGCTGCTCAAGCTAG GTGGCCGCGTGAAGACATGGAAGCGGCGCTGGTTCATCCTGACAGACAGCTGCCTCTACTACTTTGAGTTCACCACT GACAAGGAGCCCCGGGGAATCATACCCCTCGAGAACCTCTCAGTGCAGAAGGTGGACGACCCCAAGAAGCCA TTCTGCCTGGAGCTCTACAACCCCAGCTGCCGGGGCCAGAAGATAAAGGCCTGCAAGACAGATGGCGACGGCAAAGTGGTGGAGGGCAAGCACGAGTCCTACCGGATCTCGGCCTCCAGCGCCGAGGAGCGGGACCAATGGATAGAGGCCATTCG AGCCAGCATCACCCGTGTCCCCTTCTATGACCTGGTCTCTGCTCGGAAGAAGAAGATTGCCAGCAAGCAGTGA